A single region of the Ancylobacter novellus DSM 506 genome encodes:
- the hisS gene encoding histidine--tRNA ligase — protein MLETIRKVYELYGFEALETPFIEYTDALGKFLPDQDRPNEGVFSFQDDDEQWLSLRYDLTAPLARHVAENFDRVPKPFRSYRAGWVFRNEKPGPGRFRQFMQFDADTVGAPTVAADAEICMMAADTLEALGIKRGDYVIKVNNRKVLDGVLEAIGLGGDENAARRLTVLRAIDKLDKVGTAGVRDLLGEGRWENPEAKSGDFTKGAGLSNEQADRVLAYVQAGVPVWENGAAVAAEHGDVTAWIETERETWFGQDFGDVSREFQINNAWTIKVLKKEFADNALALEGLNELEEIQALAARTGYFADRIRIDPSVVRGLEYYTGPVFEAELTFEVKDEKGRPVRFGSVGGGGRYDGLVGRFRGEQVPATGFSIGVSRLASALSYLKADAKPEFGPVVVVVMDRDQTAHYMGLVARLRKEGIRAEMYLGNPKNLGNQFKYADRRNAPCVVIQGSDERASGQVQIKDLIEGAKAAAAITDNAEWRESRPAQFSCPEAELIAKVKEVLDHHGVPHGDKLG, from the coding sequence ATGCTGGAGACCATCCGCAAGGTCTACGAGCTCTACGGCTTCGAGGCGCTGGAGACGCCCTTCATCGAGTACACCGACGCGCTGGGAAAATTCCTGCCCGACCAGGACCGGCCGAACGAGGGCGTATTCTCCTTCCAGGACGACGACGAGCAGTGGCTGAGCCTGCGCTACGACCTCACCGCGCCGCTCGCCCGCCATGTCGCGGAGAATTTCGACCGCGTGCCGAAGCCCTTCCGCTCCTATCGGGCCGGCTGGGTCTTCCGCAACGAGAAGCCCGGCCCCGGACGTTTCCGCCAGTTCATGCAGTTCGACGCCGATACCGTGGGCGCGCCGACCGTCGCGGCGGATGCCGAGATCTGCATGATGGCCGCCGACACGCTGGAGGCGCTGGGCATCAAGCGCGGCGACTACGTCATCAAGGTCAACAACCGCAAGGTGCTCGACGGCGTGCTGGAGGCCATCGGCCTCGGCGGCGACGAGAATGCCGCCCGCCGGCTCACGGTGCTGCGCGCCATCGACAAGCTGGACAAGGTCGGCACCGCCGGTGTGCGCGATCTGCTTGGCGAGGGCCGCTGGGAGAACCCCGAGGCCAAGAGCGGCGACTTCACCAAAGGCGCGGGGCTCTCCAACGAGCAAGCCGACCGCGTTCTGGCTTATGTCCAAGCAGGAGTGCCTGTTTGGGAGAACGGCGCCGCAGTTGCAGCCGAGCACGGCGACGTCACAGCCTGGATCGAAACCGAGCGTGAGACCTGGTTCGGCCAGGACTTCGGTGACGTCTCCCGTGAATTCCAAATCAATAATGCTTGGACTATCAAGGTTCTCAAGAAGGAGTTCGCCGACAATGCTTTGGCATTGGAAGGCTTGAACGAACTCGAAGAAATTCAGGCGCTCGCCGCTCGGACTGGCTATTTCGCCGACCGCATCCGCATCGACCCCTCCGTCGTCCGCGGCCTCGAATACTACACCGGCCCGGTCTTCGAGGCCGAGCTGACCTTCGAGGTGAAGGACGAGAAGGGCCGCCCGGTGCGCTTCGGCTCGGTGGGCGGCGGCGGGCGCTATGACGGGCTGGTCGGGCGCTTCCGCGGCGAACAGGTGCCGGCGACCGGCTTCTCTATCGGCGTCTCCCGCCTTGCCTCGGCGCTCTCCTATCTCAAGGCGGACGCCAAGCCGGAATTCGGCCCGGTGGTCGTCGTGGTCATGGATCGCGACCAGACCGCCCATTACATGGGCCTCGTCGCGCGTCTTCGTAAGGAAGGCATCCGCGCCGAGATGTATCTCGGCAACCCGAAGAATCTCGGCAACCAGTTCAAATATGCCGACCGCCGCAACGCCCCCTGCGTCGTCATCCAGGGGTCGGACGAGCGCGCTTCCGGGCAGGTGCAGATCAAGGATCTGATCGAGGGCGCCAAGGCAGCGGCGGCCATCACCGACAATGCCGAATGGCGCGAGAGCCGTCCGGCGCAATTCTCCTGCCCCGAGGCCGAGCTGATCGCGAAGGTGAAGGAAGTGCTCGACCATCACGGCGTGCCACACGGCGACAAGCTGGGCTGA
- a CDS encoding ATP phosphoribosyltransferase regulatory subunit, translating into MPADFSHAEELLALYARAGFARVEPPVLQPADAFLDLSGEEMRRTMFLTTDPEGRELCLRPDLTLPVCRLYIAEGAVQPRDFAYLGTVFRSDAPEGEVLQAGVESFGRPDREAADAELLALGLETAALWGVFEPTIRLGDAGLFATLLDALNLPPGWRRRLIKDFARSGDLGADLATLKQRPEGGGVTAHAGVLSALAGSDPAAAHALVTDLLSIAGISTVGGRSVSEIAERFLEQAAPGDAEGLSAEKVAVIERYLAIQGNPDVAAAALRRLAGEAGLDLDAALDAFEVRTNFIAAQGIEVEKLSFAAAFGRPLDYYSGMVFELHENGSRAPLVAGGRYDGLLARLGAGVPIPAVGFAVWLERLDAVEARQ; encoded by the coding sequence ATGCCCGCCGACTTCAGCCACGCCGAGGAACTGCTCGCGCTCTATGCGCGCGCCGGCTTCGCGCGCGTCGAGCCGCCGGTGCTCCAGCCCGCCGACGCCTTCCTCGATCTCTCCGGCGAGGAGATGCGGCGCACCATGTTCCTCACCACCGACCCGGAAGGGCGCGAGCTCTGCCTGCGGCCGGACCTGACGCTGCCCGTGTGCCGGCTCTACATCGCCGAGGGCGCCGTGCAGCCGCGCGACTTCGCCTATCTCGGCACGGTGTTCCGCTCGGATGCGCCGGAGGGCGAGGTGCTGCAGGCGGGGGTCGAATCCTTCGGCCGGCCCGACCGCGAGGCGGCGGACGCCGAATTGCTGGCGCTGGGCCTCGAGACCGCGGCGCTGTGGGGCGTGTTCGAGCCGACCATCCGGCTCGGCGATGCCGGCCTGTTCGCCACGCTGCTCGACGCGCTGAACCTGCCGCCCGGCTGGCGGCGGCGGCTGATCAAGGACTTCGCCCGCTCCGGCGACCTCGGCGCCGACCTCGCCACGCTGAAGCAGCGCCCGGAAGGCGGCGGTGTCACTGCCCATGCCGGCGTGCTCTCGGCCCTGGCGGGCTCGGACCCCGCCGCCGCGCATGCGCTGGTGACGGACCTGCTCTCCATCGCCGGCATCTCGACGGTGGGCGGGCGCAGCGTCTCGGAGATCGCCGAGCGCTTCCTCGAACAGGCGGCCCCGGGCGACGCCGAGGGGCTGTCGGCGGAGAAGGTCGCGGTGATCGAGCGCTATCTTGCCATCCAGGGCAACCCGGACGTCGCCGCGGCGGCGCTGCGCAGGCTCGCGGGCGAAGCCGGGCTCGACCTCGACGCGGCGCTCGACGCCTTCGAGGTGCGCACCAATTTCATCGCCGCGCAGGGCATCGAGGTGGAGAAGCTCTCCTTCGCCGCCGCCTTCGGCCGGCCGCTCGACTATTATTCCGGCATGGTGTTCGAGCTGCACGAGAACGGCTCGCGCGCCCCGCTCGTCGCCGGCGGGCGCTATGACGGGCTGCTCGCCCGGCTCGGCGCCGGCGTGCCGATCCCGGCGGTCGGCTTCGCCGTCTGGCTGGAACGGCTCGACGCCGTGGAGGCCCGCCAATGA
- the hisG gene encoding ATP phosphoribosyltransferase produces MSALIVALPSKGRLQENAAAFFARAGMTLTQARGAREYRGALSGVEGVEVAYLSASEIASQLALGAVHLGVTGEDLVRESIPDADAKVLLVEGLGFGYANVVVAVPQAWIDVRTMRDLDDVATHFHATRGRRVRVATKYLNLTRGFFARHGIVDYRIVESLGATEGTPAAGTAELIVDITTTGSTLAANALKVVDDGTILRSEANLVASLGADWTPQAKAAARALLDRITAAKRAATMREVKTRFPACDSTVVLEAVRRFNAIAPFGAPTSSGMVTLHCPPDTLHALAVYLREKGAATVSVGPLDYVFAAENPLYEKLEEKIG; encoded by the coding sequence ATGAGCGCTCTCATCGTCGCGCTGCCCTCGAAGGGCCGGCTGCAGGAGAACGCCGCCGCCTTCTTCGCCCGTGCCGGCATGACGCTGACGCAGGCGCGCGGCGCCCGCGAATATCGCGGTGCGCTGTCGGGCGTCGAGGGCGTCGAGGTGGCTTATCTCTCGGCCTCCGAGATCGCCAGCCAGCTCGCGCTCGGCGCGGTGCATCTCGGCGTCACCGGCGAGGATCTGGTGCGCGAGAGCATTCCCGATGCCGATGCCAAGGTGCTGCTGGTGGAAGGGCTGGGCTTCGGCTACGCCAATGTCGTGGTGGCCGTACCGCAGGCCTGGATCGACGTGCGCACCATGCGCGACCTCGACGATGTCGCCACGCATTTCCATGCCACGCGCGGGCGGCGCGTGCGGGTAGCGACGAAGTACCTGAACCTGACGCGCGGCTTCTTCGCCCGCCACGGCATCGTCGACTACCGCATCGTCGAGAGCCTCGGGGCCACCGAGGGCACGCCGGCGGCCGGGACGGCGGAGCTGATCGTCGACATCACCACGACGGGTTCTACGCTGGCCGCCAACGCGCTGAAGGTGGTCGACGACGGCACCATATTGCGCTCGGAGGCGAACCTCGTCGCCTCGCTCGGGGCGGACTGGACGCCGCAGGCCAAGGCGGCGGCGCGGGCGCTGCTCGACCGCATCACCGCCGCCAAGCGCGCGGCGACCATGCGCGAGGTGAAGACGCGCTTTCCTGCCTGCGACAGCACGGTGGTGCTGGAGGCGGTGCGCCGCTTCAACGCCATCGCACCCTTCGGCGCGCCGACCTCGTCCGGCATGGTGACGCTGCACTGCCCGCCGGACACGCTGCACGCGCTCGCGGTCTATCTGCGGGAGAAGGGCGCGGCGACGGTCTCGGTCGGCCCGCTGGACTATGTGTTCGCGGCCGAGAACCCGCTCTACGAGAAGCTGGAAGAGAAGATCGGGTAA
- the cysG gene encoding siroheme synthase CysG: protein MTDDALRPPAERNAEHASARMAPLARLPVFFALAGRRVVLAGGSEAASWKAELLSAAGAEVEVFSAEPCEDLRALAADPPAGKVRLVARDWTDADLAGAALAIGAIEDDAEGARFSAAARTAGVPVNVVDKPAYCDFAFGAIVNRSPLVVGISTDGAAPVFGQAVRAKIEAVIPQGFKRWAEAARGWRPSVSALSLSHHGRRRFWERFTEAALETPEAEPTPALRDGLLARAENERSEASRGSVTLVGAGPGDPELLTLKAVRVLQSADVVLYDDLVAPAVLDVARREAKKMLVGKTGYKPSCKQDDINALMVSLAKQGKRVVRLKGGDPMVFGRAGEEISAARNAGIPVEVVPGISAAQGASSRLAVSLTHRDHARRLQFITAHARDGKLPRDLDWGALADPAATTVVYMPQRTWGELAGKAMAAGLDPATPAIAVFSATRPEERQVPATVGTLAAALEQAVADGASGPCLILFGHAMGEAAAFAGDLEDGESQAARG from the coding sequence ATGACCGACGACGCCCTCCGCCCCCCTGCCGAACGCAACGCAGAGCACGCCTCTGCGCGGATGGCGCCGCTCGCCCGGCTGCCGGTGTTCTTCGCGCTCGCCGGGCGCCGCGTCGTGCTGGCCGGCGGTTCGGAGGCGGCAAGCTGGAAGGCGGAGCTGCTCTCCGCCGCCGGCGCCGAGGTCGAGGTGTTCTCTGCCGAGCCCTGCGAGGACCTGCGCGCGCTCGCCGCCGATCCACCTGCGGGGAAAGTGCGGCTCGTCGCCCGCGACTGGACTGACGCCGACCTCGCCGGCGCCGCGCTCGCCATCGGCGCCATCGAGGACGACGCGGAAGGCGCGCGCTTTTCCGCCGCTGCTCGCACCGCGGGCGTGCCGGTCAACGTCGTCGACAAGCCGGCCTATTGCGACTTCGCCTTCGGCGCCATCGTCAACCGCTCGCCGCTCGTCGTCGGCATCTCCACCGACGGCGCCGCGCCGGTATTCGGCCAGGCGGTGCGGGCCAAGATCGAGGCGGTGATCCCGCAGGGCTTCAAGCGCTGGGCCGAGGCCGCGCGCGGCTGGCGCCCGTCAGTTTCCGCCCTCTCGCTCAGCCATCACGGCCGCCGCCGCTTCTGGGAGCGCTTCACCGAGGCCGCTCTGGAGACGCCGGAGGCCGAGCCCACGCCCGCCCTGCGCGACGGCCTTCTCGCCCGCGCCGAGAACGAGCGCAGCGAGGCTTCGCGCGGCTCGGTCACCCTGGTCGGCGCCGGTCCGGGCGACCCGGAACTCCTGACCCTCAAGGCCGTACGCGTGCTGCAATCGGCCGACGTCGTACTCTATGACGACCTCGTCGCCCCGGCGGTGCTCGATGTCGCCCGCCGCGAGGCGAAGAAGATGCTGGTCGGCAAGACCGGCTACAAGCCCTCCTGCAAGCAGGACGACATCAACGCGCTGATGGTCTCGTTGGCCAAGCAGGGCAAGCGCGTCGTTCGCCTCAAGGGCGGCGACCCGATGGTGTTCGGCCGCGCGGGCGAGGAGATTTCCGCCGCCCGCAATGCCGGCATCCCCGTCGAGGTGGTGCCGGGCATCTCGGCGGCGCAGGGCGCGTCGAGCCGACTCGCCGTCTCGCTCACCCATCGCGACCATGCGCGGCGGCTGCAATTCATCACCGCCCATGCCCGCGACGGCAAGCTGCCGCGCGACCTCGACTGGGGCGCGCTGGCCGATCCTGCCGCCACCACCGTCGTCTACATGCCCCAGCGCACCTGGGGCGAGTTGGCCGGAAAGGCCATGGCCGCTGGCCTCGATCCGGCGACGCCCGCCATCGCGGTGTTCTCCGCCACCCGGCCGGAGGAGCGGCAGGTGCCGGCCACCGTCGGCACGCTGGCGGCGGCGCTGGAGCAGGCAGTGGCGGACGGGGCGAGCGGCCCCTGCCTCATCCTGTTCGGCCACGCCATGGGCGAGGCGGCGGCCTTCGCGGGTGACCTCGAGGACGGCGAGTCGCAGGCCGCGCGGGGCTGA
- a CDS encoding TIGR00645 family protein, whose protein sequence is MEKLIERFIFVSRWIMAPFYIGLVIALLVLLFKFGNELFHFVTHAPQFDESDTILGILALIDLAFTGSLVIIVIFSGYENFVSKIDAEGHADWPEWMTKVDFSGLKQKLLASIVAISAIALLKAFMNLDRGVDEKQLTWLVIIHVVFVLSGVVLAWTDRLSEKNH, encoded by the coding sequence ATGGAAAAGCTCATCGAACGCTTCATCTTCGTCAGCCGCTGGATCATGGCGCCGTTCTATATCGGCCTGGTGATCGCGCTGCTCGTACTGCTGTTCAAGTTCGGCAACGAGCTGTTCCACTTCGTCACCCATGCGCCGCAGTTCGACGAGAGCGACACCATTCTCGGCATCCTCGCGCTGATCGACCTCGCCTTCACCGGCAGCCTCGTCATCATCGTCATCTTCTCCGGCTACGAGAACTTCGTCTCCAAGATCGACGCCGAGGGCCATGCCGACTGGCCGGAATGGATGACTAAGGTCGACTTCTCCGGGCTGAAGCAGAAGCTGCTCGCCTCCATCGTCGCCATCTCCGCCATCGCGCTGCTCAAGGCCTTCATGAATCTCGACCGCGGCGTCGACGAGAAGCAGCTGACCTGGCTGGTCATCATCCACGTCGTCTTCGTGCTGTCCGGCGTGGTTCTTGCTTGGACGGACCGGCTTTCGGAGAAGAATCACTGA
- the msrA gene encoding peptide-methionine (S)-S-oxide reductase MsrA, which translates to MFFFKKSLDLPTPEEALPGRASALPTATNHFVSGHALKGPYPEGYKTAIFALGCFWGAERKFWQTPGVYVTAVGYINGITPNPTYEETCTGRTGHAEAVLVVYDPARVSYEQLLKLFWESHDPTQGMRQGNDVGTTYRSGIYVTSPEQRAAAEASKAAYEAVLKAKGFPAITTEIVDAPTFYFAEDYHQQYLAKNPGGYCGLGGTGVSCPIGTGVAA; encoded by the coding sequence ATGTTCTTCTTCAAGAAGAGTCTCGACCTTCCGACCCCGGAAGAGGCGCTGCCCGGCCGCGCCTCCGCGCTGCCTACGGCCACGAACCATTTCGTCTCCGGCCATGCGCTCAAGGGCCCCTACCCCGAGGGGTACAAGACCGCCATCTTCGCTCTCGGCTGCTTCTGGGGCGCCGAGCGCAAGTTCTGGCAGACGCCGGGCGTCTATGTCACCGCCGTCGGCTACATCAACGGCATCACGCCGAACCCGACCTATGAGGAGACCTGCACCGGCCGCACCGGCCACGCCGAGGCGGTGCTGGTGGTCTACGACCCCGCCAGGGTCAGCTACGAGCAGCTGCTGAAGCTGTTCTGGGAGAGCCACGACCCGACGCAGGGCATGCGGCAGGGCAACGATGTCGGCACGACCTACCGTTCCGGCATCTATGTCACCTCGCCCGAGCAGCGCGCCGCGGCCGAGGCGAGCAAGGCGGCCTATGAGGCGGTGCTGAAGGCCAAGGGCTTCCCGGCGATCACCACCGAGATCGTCGACGCCCCGACCTTCTACTTCGCCGAGGACTACCACCAGCAGTACCTTGCCAAGAACCCGGGCGGCTATTGCGGCCTGGGCGGGACCGGCGTCTCCTGCCCGATCGGCACCGGCGTCGCGGCGTAA
- the ccoN gene encoding cytochrome-c oxidase, cbb3-type subunit I produces the protein MSFGEGGLAVVFAILTLACLVVAAKATDGAYAFHAYLSAFASLATVFVILNRYTDRPAALPPLEINGKPNYNFGPVKFCTIAAVFWGIAGFLVGVIIAFQLAFPALNFDLPWTAFGRLRPLHTSAVIFAFGGNVLIGTSFYVVQRTSRARLAGYLAPWFVVLGYNFFIVIAGTGYLLGITQSKEYAEPEWYADLWLTIVWVAYLMVFLATLWRRKEPHIYVANWFYLAFIVTIAMLHLGNNATLPVSVFSPKSYIVWGGVQDAMVQWWYGHNAVGFFLTAGFLAIMYYFIPKRADRPVYSYRLSIIHFWALIFLYIWAGPHHLHYTALPDWAQTLGMTFSIMLWMPSWGGMINGLMTLSGAWDKLRTDPVLRMMVVSVAFYGMSTFEGPLMSVKAVNSLSHYTDWTIGHVHSGALGWVAYISFGAVYCLVPWLWNKRELYSLRLVNWHFWISTIGIVFYISAMWVAGILQGLMWRAYTSLGFLEYSFIETVEAMHPFYIIRAVGGVLFLTGALLMAFNIYMTIRAPEAAAADTGVREPALVPAE, from the coding sequence ATGAGCTTCGGCGAGGGCGGCCTCGCCGTCGTCTTCGCCATATTGACGCTGGCATGCCTCGTCGTCGCGGCGAAGGCGACGGACGGCGCCTATGCCTTCCACGCCTATCTCTCGGCCTTCGCCAGCCTCGCGACGGTGTTCGTCATCCTCAACCGCTACACCGACCGTCCGGCGGCGCTGCCGCCGCTCGAGATCAACGGCAAGCCGAACTACAATTTCGGCCCGGTGAAGTTCTGCACCATCGCCGCGGTGTTTTGGGGCATCGCCGGCTTCCTGGTCGGCGTGATCATCGCCTTCCAGCTCGCCTTCCCGGCGCTGAACTTCGATCTGCCCTGGACCGCCTTCGGCCGGCTGCGGCCGCTGCACACCTCCGCGGTGATCTTCGCCTTCGGCGGCAACGTGCTGATCGGCACGTCCTTCTACGTCGTGCAGCGCACCAGCCGCGCCCGGCTCGCGGGATATCTCGCCCCGTGGTTCGTGGTGCTGGGCTACAACTTCTTCATCGTCATTGCCGGCACCGGCTATCTGCTTGGGATCACCCAGTCCAAGGAATATGCCGAGCCGGAATGGTACGCCGACCTGTGGCTGACCATCGTCTGGGTCGCCTATCTCATGGTATTCCTCGCCACCCTCTGGCGGCGCAAGGAGCCGCACATCTACGTGGCGAACTGGTTCTACCTCGCCTTCATCGTCACCATTGCCATGCTGCACCTGGGCAACAACGCCACCCTGCCGGTGTCGGTGTTCTCGCCCAAGTCCTACATCGTCTGGGGCGGCGTGCAGGACGCGATGGTGCAGTGGTGGTACGGCCACAACGCGGTGGGCTTCTTCCTCACCGCCGGCTTCCTGGCCATCATGTACTACTTCATCCCCAAGCGCGCCGACCGGCCGGTCTATAGCTACCGGCTGTCGATCATCCACTTCTGGGCGCTGATCTTCCTCTACATCTGGGCCGGCCCGCACCACCTGCACTACACCGCGCTGCCGGATTGGGCGCAGACGCTCGGCATGACCTTCTCGATCATGCTGTGGATGCCTTCCTGGGGCGGCATGATCAACGGCCTGATGACGCTGTCGGGCGCGTGGGACAAGCTGCGCACCGACCCGGTGCTGCGCATGATGGTGGTGTCGGTCGCCTTCTACGGCATGTCGACCTTCGAAGGCCCGCTCATGTCGGTGAAGGCGGTGAACTCGCTGTCCCACTACACCGACTGGACCATCGGCCATGTGCATTCGGGTGCGCTGGGCTGGGTCGCCTACATCTCCTTCGGCGCCGTCTACTGCCTGGTGCCGTGGCTGTGGAACAAGCGCGAGCTCTACTCGCTGCGCCTCGTCAACTGGCACTTCTGGATCTCCACCATCGGCATCGTCTTCTACATCTCGGCGATGTGGGTGGCGGGCATCCTGCAGGGCCTGATGTGGCGCGCCTACACCTCACTCGGCTTCCTCGAATATTCCTTCATCGAGACCGTCGAGGCGATGCACCCCTTCTACATCATCCGCGCGGTGGGCGGCGTGCTGTTCCTGACCGGCGCCCTGCTGATGGCCTTCAACATCTACATGACGATCCGCGCGCCCGAGGCCGCCGCCGCCGACACCGGCGTGCGCGAGCCCGCTCTCGTGCCGGCGGAGTGA
- the ccoO gene encoding cytochrome-c oxidase, cbb3-type subunit II, whose amino-acid sequence MSDAAAPHAPKKSLWAKHAFLEKNSIWLLIGILLVVAIGGLVEIVPLFYLKSTIEKVSGIRPWTPLELAGRNIYIREGCYNCHSQMVRPLRDEVERYGHYSLAAESMYDHPFQWGSKRTGPDLARVGNKYSDEWQRQHLADPRSVVPGSIMPGYPFLAQNRLRSEEIAADLTTNAAIGVPYSDEMIESALADLRAQADPNADAEALQKRYPGAQQRDFDGNPAELTEADALIAYLQALGTMVDFKLYDDKANIR is encoded by the coding sequence ATGTCTGACGCCGCCGCACCCCACGCCCCCAAGAAGTCGCTCTGGGCCAAGCACGCCTTCCTCGAGAAGAACTCGATCTGGCTGCTCATCGGCATCCTCCTCGTGGTCGCCATAGGCGGCCTGGTCGAGATCGTGCCGCTGTTCTACCTGAAGAGCACCATCGAGAAGGTCTCCGGCATACGTCCCTGGACGCCGCTGGAGCTCGCCGGACGCAACATCTACATCCGCGAGGGCTGCTACAACTGCCACTCGCAGATGGTCCGCCCGCTGCGCGACGAGGTCGAGCGCTACGGCCATTACTCGCTGGCGGCCGAGAGCATGTACGACCACCCCTTCCAGTGGGGCTCCAAGCGCACCGGGCCGGACCTCGCCCGCGTCGGCAACAAGTACTCCGACGAGTGGCAGCGCCAGCACCTCGCCGATCCGCGCTCGGTCGTGCCGGGCTCGATCATGCCGGGCTATCCCTTCCTGGCGCAGAACCGGCTCAGGTCCGAGGAAATCGCCGCCGACCTGACGACCAACGCCGCGATCGGCGTGCCCTATTCCGACGAGATGATCGAAAGCGCGCTCGCTGACCTGCGCGCGCAGGCCGATCCCAATGCCGATGCCGAGGCGCTGCAGAAACGCTACCCGGGCGCGCAGCAGCGCGACTTCGACGGCAACCCGGCGGAGCTGACCGAGGCCGACGCGTTGATCGCCTACCTCCAGGCGCTCGGCACCATGGTCGACTTCAAGCTCTACGACGACAAGGCGAACATCCGTTGA
- a CDS encoding cbb3-type cytochrome c oxidase subunit 3 — MNETYRAFAEFAQTWGLLYFVGIFACVLVYALSPKRRQEFEHAARLPLSED, encoded by the coding sequence ATGAACGAGACCTACCGCGCCTTCGCCGAGTTCGCCCAGACCTGGGGCCTGCTCTACTTCGTCGGCATCTTCGCCTGCGTGCTCGTCTACGCGCTCTCGCCGAAGCGCAGACAAGAGTTCGAGCACGCCGCCCGCCTGCCTCTGAGCGAGGACTGA
- the ccoP gene encoding cytochrome-c oxidase, cbb3-type subunit III: MADIHKNDVDAISGVSTTGHEWDGIKELNNPLPRWWLWTFYVCILWSFLYWIAYPAWPLVTSYTYGVLGWKSREAIQTDLADLRAQRAAFGDKLAAASLEEIEQTPELLAFARAQGRAAFGDNCAPCHGAGGAGSKGYPNLNDDDWLWGGSLEQIQTTILHGARSTDANAHVGDMLAFGRDGVLQRPEIVAVADYVRSLSDLPPPAGVTPDLAKGKEVFAANCAACHGDEGKGNTELGAPNLTDGIWLFGSDRDSVIATITNGRGGIMPAWSGRLDPTTIKALTVYVHSLGGGK; encoded by the coding sequence ATGGCCGACATTCACAAGAACGACGTCGACGCGATCTCCGGCGTCTCGACCACCGGCCACGAGTGGGACGGCATCAAGGAACTGAACAACCCGCTGCCGCGCTGGTGGCTCTGGACCTTCTACGTCTGCATCCTCTGGTCGTTCCTGTACTGGATCGCCTATCCGGCCTGGCCGCTGGTGACGAGCTATACCTATGGCGTGCTCGGCTGGAAGTCGCGCGAGGCGATCCAGACCGACCTCGCCGACCTGCGCGCCCAGCGCGCCGCCTTCGGCGACAAGCTCGCCGCCGCCTCGCTCGAGGAGATCGAGCAGACCCCCGAACTGCTGGCCTTCGCCCGTGCCCAGGGACGGGCGGCCTTCGGCGACAATTGCGCCCCCTGCCACGGTGCCGGCGGGGCGGGCTCGAAGGGCTATCCCAACCTGAACGACGACGACTGGCTGTGGGGCGGCTCGCTGGAGCAGATCCAGACGACCATCCTGCACGGCGCCCGTTCCACCGACGCCAACGCGCATGTCGGCGACATGCTGGCCTTCGGCCGCGACGGCGTCCTGCAGCGGCCGGAGATCGTGGCGGTGGCGGACTATGTGCGCTCGCTGTCGGACCTGCCGCCGCCGGCCGGCGTGACGCCGGACCTCGCCAAGGGCAAGGAAGTGTTCGCGGCCAACTGCGCCGCCTGCCACGGCGACGAGGGCAAGGGCAACACCGAGCTCGGCGCGCCGAACCTGACCGACGGCATCTGGCTGTTTGGCTCGGACCGCGACAGCGTGATCGCCACTATCACCAATGGCCGCGGCGGCATCATGCCGGCCTGGTCGGGCCGTCTCGACCCGACGACGATCAAGGCCCTCACCGTCTATGTGCATTCGCTGGGGGGCGGCAAATAG